The Hippoglossus stenolepis isolate QCI-W04-F060 chromosome 11, HSTE1.2, whole genome shotgun sequence genome includes a window with the following:
- the LOC118118264 gene encoding nicotinamide riboside kinase 2 isoform X2, which produces MDMEAMVNTVKGWQENPVKFARSHGVSLSPEADESDSEEKRIHILIIEGFLIYNYKPLIDAFDKCYYISIPREECKRRRSTRSYTVPDPPGLFDGHVWPMYLKHREEMESNCDTLECLDGMTSKEAIYNTVYESIQNSLLNKS; this is translated from the exons ATGGACATGGAGGCGATGGTTAACACAGTGAAGGGTTGGCAGGAGAACCCGGTCAAGTTCGCCCGCTCTCACGGGGTCAGCCTATCACCTGAAGCTGACGAGTCCGACTCGGAGGAGAAGAGGATCCATATTCTCATCATCGAGGGGTTCCTCATCTATAACTACAA GCCTCTGATCGACGCCTTTGACAAATGTTACTACATTTCCATTCCTCGTGAGGAGTGCAAAAGGAGGAGAAG TACAAGGTCATACACAGTCCCCGACCCCCCCGGCCTGTTCGACGGCCACGTCTGGCCCATGTACTTGAAACAcagggaagagatggagagcaaCTGCGACACATTAG AGTGTCTCGACGGGATGACATCTAAGGAGGCCATTTACAACACAGTCTATGAAAGCATTCAGAACTCCCTGCTGAACAAATCATAG
- the LOC118118357 gene encoding uncharacterized protein LOC118118357 encodes MYTENAQTAGHHRFLQHKGTPAPCPCQHCVHHEQPYGHHGGPGYQPASARQPDHPSLDCRKDVQAPRVKNVGGRGFLVDRVERSGHRSPQRRPVFAGPGPCTHSDDLSQVCPWELNPAQWSYALESGVRHYPSVREQCGCVVQADTRAHAFKAGTPHPLPHLQVKGQGYRHRRTVRYVCVDEEEEGCECTQESQHAEPHCSPPGHLPVPNGHCGPRPVVFEGGQERDSHQDWGKQRGGSEEGYNGRSGSHKGFFPTEVPQKHLNQSKRKGPCIPPSGISGAETSKPTPTVDHQHQASEVVKPKRREDLVRDQIRQVVTDLEDVLGGLKQVHVEMREVVQQIDRLTASIDLSEEVPCSIQGLSNNSDSSAHSGDTRPALLPNHRPAAVLALPNVVEERIILRTNSPSPVHMAAVVKTSRFTRPSHSKDANHERPRVNGHPPHLHPHTPPQPHPQTLDPKVIIGNSTSSSKTQKPPPYPQNGRCGKGPYPPPKPARTPAYLGRGRQSTSMV; translated from the exons ATGTACACAGAAAACGCACAAACAGCGGGACACCATCGATTTCTTCAGCACAAGGGCACCCCGGCACCCTGCCCCTGCCAGCACTGTGTCCACCATGAGCAGCCGTATGGACATCACGGTGGGCCGGGATACCAACCAGCATCAGCCAGACAGCCGGACCACCCATCTCTGGACTGCAGGAAAGACGTCCAGGCTCCTCGGGTTAAAAACGTAGGAGGCAGAGGTTTCTTGGTGGACAGGGTAGAGAGAAGCGGTCATCGCAGCCCACAGAGGAGGCCTGTGTTTGCGGGGCCCGGCCCTTGCACTCATTCAGACGACTTGAGCCAAGTGTGCCCCTGGGAGTTGAACCCTGCCCAGTGGAGCTACGCGCTGGAGTCTGGGGTGAGACACTACCCGTCTGTCAGAGAACAGTGTGGCTGTGTGGTGCAGGCTGACACCAGGGCGCACGCCTTCAAGGCCGGGACGCcacatcctcttcctcatcttcaggtcaaaggtcaaggatACAGGCACAGGAGGACTGTCAGGTATGTGTGCgtggatgaggaagaggaaggatgtGAATGCACCCAGGAGAGCCAGCACGCGGAGCCGCACTGTTCCCCTCCGGGTCATTTGCCCGTGCCAAATGGCCACTGTGGACCGAGGCCAGTGGTTTTTGAGGGAGGGCAGGAAAGAGATAGCCATCAGGACTGGGGCAAACAGAGGGGTGGATCAGAGGAAGGTTACAACGGACGCAGTGGCTCCCACAAAGGTTTCTTCCCCACTGAAGTCCCGCAAAAACACTTGAACCAAAGCAAACGGAAGGGGCCCTGCATCCCTCCCTCTGGCATCAGCGGTGCGGAAACCTCAAAACCGACACCCACCGTCGACCACCAGCACCAGGCTTCTGAGGTGGTGAAGccaaagaggagggaggacttGGTGAGGGATCAGATCCGACAAGTGGTGACAGATCTGGAGGATGTGTTGGGGGGTTTGAAGCAAGTTCACGTGGAGATGAGAGAG GTGGTCCAGCAGATTGATCGTCTCACCGCCAGTATTGACCTCAGCGAGGAGGTGCCCTGCAGCATTCAGGGGCTGTCCAATAACTCTGACAGCTCGGCTCATTCCGGTGACACCAGGCCGGCCCTGCTGCCCAATCACAGGCCCGCTGCGGTCCTGGCGTTGCCAAACGTCGTCGAGGAGCGCATCATCTTAAGGACTAACTCTCCCTCCCCCGTCCACATGGCAGCTGTGGTTAAAACCAGCCGCTTCACCAGACCCAGCCACAGTAAGGATGCCAACCACGAAAGGCCACGTGTGAACGGCCACCCGCCTCACCTGCACCCCCATACTCCCCCACAGCCCCACCCACAGACTCTGGACCCCAAGGTCATCATTGGGAACAGCACCTCCAGTTCAAAAACTCAGAAGCCTCCACCTTACCCTCAAAACGGGCGGTGCGGCAAGGGCCCGTACCCGCCTCCCAAACCTGCGAGGACCCCTGCCTACCTCGGGAGAGGCCGCCAGAGCACCAGCATGGTGTGA
- the loxl5b gene encoding lysyl oxidase-like 5b produces MARSLLLLYFFQGLLPLICGQQRAAGPWRHRVQWQNNGQVYSLMSTGLEYQAPVRSRSQSRVYVSGRRDGTRSQMSGAHRGTMLVRTGQGESRVIRTDPGVEAGSYTPGRDGRPFVPVNAHASGARQQPERPQGTGAAGYPVARRLGHEHINSINASAPRSSADFPGRRGGVRVDSPAVRTAGGEPGPGAPQLRAVPQAVPVFRQTGHSTSESEGAAPDASSEAATNRDDMVNDDPRNPFKNHRNSVLYNLYPTRERAGAQRPPDTGYGTRYFQNGLPDLVPDPYAIQAGAYIQRMQMYALRCAAEENCLARSAYGPGVRDIDFRVLLRFPQKVKNQGTSDFLPVKPRYQWDWHSCHQHYHSMDAFSNYDLLDAITGRKVAEGHKASFCLEDTGCEPGFRRRYACTSHTQGLSPGCHDVYAANIDCQWIDITDVPPGNYVLKVTVNPNFHVLESDFTNNIVRCDITYTGIYVQTRNCRVARG; encoded by the exons ATGGCGAGatcacttttacttttatactttttccAAGGACTACTTCCCCTCATCTGTGGGCAGCAGCGCGCGGCTGGGCCCTGGCGGCACCGGGTTCAGTGGCAGAACAACGGACAGGTTTACAGTTTGATGAGCACTGGATTGGAGTACCAGGCTCCGGTTCGCTCCAGAAGCCAGTCGAGGGTTTATGTGAGCGGCAGGAGGGACGGCACCAGGAGCCAGATGTCCGGAGCGCACAGAGGAACGATGCTTGTAAGAACCGGGCAGGGTGAGTCCAGAGTGATCAGGACCGATCCAGGTGTAGAAGCAGGGTCATATACACCAGGGCGCGATGGTAGACCGTTCGTGCCGGTTAATGCTCATGCGTCAGGGGCCAGACAGCAGCCGGAGCGCCCTCAAGGTACAGGTGCTGCTGGTTATCCAGTTGCACGACGTCTTGGCCATGAACACATCAACAGCATCAACGCGTCTGCACCGCGGTCTTCAGCGGATTTCCCCGGCAGAAGAGGAGGCGTGAGAGTGGACTCTCCTGCGGTGCgcacagctggaggagaaccGGGACCCGGTGCACCACAGTTACGCGCGGTGCCACAGGCTGTTCCTGTCTTCCGGCAGACAGGTCACTCCACCTCAGAATCTGAAGGTGCCGCTCCGGATGCTTCAAGCGAGGCGGCCACAAACAGAGACGACATGGTTAACGACGATCCTCGAAACCCGTTTAAAAACCACAGGAATTCAGTTTTATACAACTTGTATCCCACCAGGGAGAGGGCAGGGGCGCAGCGTCCACCCGACACGGGATATGGAACAAGATACTTTCAAAATG GACTGCCCGACCTTGTGCCAGACCCGTATGCCATCCAAGCAGGTGCTTACATCCAGCGTATGCAGATGTACGCGCTCCGCTGTGCAGCTGAGGAGAACTGTCTGGCCAG GTCAGCTTATGGACCCGGCGTGCGAGACATCGACTTCAGAGTCCTCCTGAGGTTCCCCCAGAAAGTGAAGAACCAAGGCACCTCTGACTTCCTGCCCGTCAAGCCGAGATATCAGTGGGACTGGCACAGCTGTCACCA GCACTACCACAGCATGGACGCCTTCAGTAACTACGACCTGTTGGACGCCATCACTGGACGTAAAGTGGCCGAGGGACACAAGGCCAGTTTCTGCCTCGAGGACACCGGCTGTGAACCTGGATTCAGGCGGCGCTACGCCTGCACATCCCACACACAG ggCCTGAGCCCAGGATGTCACGACGTCTACGCCGCCAACATCGACTGTCAGTGGATCGACATCACTGATGTACCTCCAGGAAACTATGTCCTGAAG gttACTGTCAATCCCAATTTCCACGTCCTGGAGTCGGACTTCACCAACAACATAGTGAGATGTGATATCACGTACACAGGAATTTATGTTCAGACGCGCAACTGCCGAGTAGCAAG gGGTTGA
- the LOC118118264 gene encoding nicotinamide riboside kinase 2 isoform X1: protein MKFIIGIGGVTNGGKTTLTHRLLNTLPNCCVVHQDDFFKKPDQIEVGEDGFRQWDVISAMDMEAMVNTVKGWQENPVKFARSHGVSLSPEADESDSEEKRIHILIIEGFLIYNYKPLIDAFDKCYYISIPREECKRRRSTRSYTVPDPPGLFDGHVWPMYLKHREEMESNCDTLECLDGMTSKEAIYNTVYESIQNSLLNKS, encoded by the exons ATGAAGTTCATCATCGGCATCGGAGG AGTGACCAACGGTGGGAAGACCACTTTGACACACAGACTTCTAAATACATTACCTAACTGCTGTGTGGTGCATCAGGATGACTTCTTCAAG AAACCCGATCAAATAGAAGTCGGGGAGGACGGCTTTAGACAGTGGGATG TGATCAGCGCCATGGACATGGAGGCGATGGTTAACACAGTGAAGGGTTGGCAGGAGAACCCGGTCAAGTTCGCCCGCTCTCACGGGGTCAGCCTATCACCTGAAGCTGACGAGTCCGACTCGGAGGAGAAGAGGATCCATATTCTCATCATCGAGGGGTTCCTCATCTATAACTACAA GCCTCTGATCGACGCCTTTGACAAATGTTACTACATTTCCATTCCTCGTGAGGAGTGCAAAAGGAGGAGAAG TACAAGGTCATACACAGTCCCCGACCCCCCCGGCCTGTTCGACGGCCACGTCTGGCCCATGTACTTGAAACAcagggaagagatggagagcaaCTGCGACACATTAG AGTGTCTCGACGGGATGACATCTAAGGAGGCCATTTACAACACAGTCTATGAAAGCATTCAGAACTCCCTGCTGAACAAATCATAG